CTAAAAGTTAAGTAAACAGATTgtttttaagtagagatgtctgatagtatcggactgccgatattatcggctgataaatgctttaaaatgtagtatcggaaatgatcagtatcggtttccaaattatcggtatcagtttcaaaaagtaaaatgtatgactttttaaaatgccgctgtgtacatggacgtagagAGAAatacccagtcacataatatctatcttgatcaacagtcatacaggtcagactgagggtggccgtataaacaactttaataataataataataataacttctatttatatagagcttttctaagtacccaaagtcgctttacatgtagaacccatcattcattcacacctggtggtggtaagctactttcatagccacagctgccctggggtagactgacggaagcgtggctgcaatttgcgccaacggcccctccgaccaccacctatcattcatcattcaattcaccggtgtgagtggcaactttaacactgttacaaatatgcgccacactgtgaacccacaccaaacaagaatgacaaacgcatttcgggagaacatcagcaccataacacaacataaacacaacagaacaaatacccagaaacccttgcagcactaacttttgcgggacgctacaatatacaccccccctcccccacttCAAACCCCCCCcctaacctcctcatgctctctcacgtcccaaattccaagctgctgttttgaggcatgttaaaaaaaatcatacactttgtgacttcaataataaatatggcagtgccatgttgatttattttggaaaaccttgttacattgtttaatgcatccagcggggcatcacaacaaaattaggcataataatgtgttaattccacgactgtatatatcggtatcggttgatatcggtatcggtaattaagggttgaacaatatcggcatattggatatcggcaaaaaagccattatcggacatctctatttttaagTAAGTTTAAAAATTTCAAGTAAGCTTAGTAAATGACTACAAGTAAGTTTACTCTTAGATTTCAAGTAAGATTACTGAATGACTGCAAGTAATCGGTTTCCCAACTTTTTACAAGTAAACTGAATATGTTAGATTAAGTAGCCACAATTAGCTTCAACTTTCAGTGGGTAAGCAGTCACAAAGCACAAACTTGAACTTTGACAAGTTTATTAACAAGCCCATATGCGTAAAAACAGATGCATATGTGTACAACCTGTGCAGTGCTGTAGTCAGTACAGTACATCAGGATGAAGGTCTGAtcacagtaataaaaaaaaacaaatcaaataaGTAATAATAACCATCTCTCAATGAATCTGTTAAAACAGTGAGGTAGATGaaacagtttgtttttttacccctaGCTCCGTATACAAAAAGGATCAAAAGCAGGTACCGTTAGACtagaacagggatgtcaaacatgcgacCTGAACAGGTTCAAGCCGGCCTgtgagatgagtttgccaagtgtaaaattgagctgtatttttaaattaaagaaactgctgttctaaatgtgtccactggatgtcgcaataggaaTTATGTAAGGCAAACAAATAGGTTATTTCCCTGGGCGAGCAAGtgtaccaagcaagaggtacatggtaaagcggggctgcgacGACTCCTCCTCGGCCCAACGTAAAACAAACTGGAATAAAATACACAATTGGTAACCCGACTTAAAATGCTGAATGAGACACTGCActttgatatagttctgtgaaaatgattgtcttctgtgcaaatttaaagaaagtgaacaatgGAAATTACAAATGAGGTACAACATAGAAGAGGTTTTATTTatggtttattttgtttttagtacaatcctagatgggttgtgacttaaagtttaattgctttgtaaatacactgagattaagtctaagttcattgtgttctccaTGGTGTTTTTGAGACTGcaccaatgttttccttttttcctaacttgaagtgttttgtcaagaagattatttgtgatatgtacattttcagtgtttgttctattttgggccgaagtaaaacaaagaaaacaatcggaagttgtcgtagttgtatttttaggtTATTATGCTATTATTTTACCCGTCttgcccacgtgggaatagattttcctccatgcggcccctgagaaaaaaattagtttgacatccctggactAGAAGTTTCAATGCAATAGTACTGGTTTACTTCAGTTGACCCctttaaaaaatacaacaaaaaaaaagaaaaggtatTGAGTACCAATGAATACTAACACATATTTTCAAAAAATGGACACAAAAATTCAAAAAGACCATATAAAAACTTCACTTAGGTCCTATATAGTGCCTCACAACATTGAAGCGGCAATGTTATTCTTCAACAAGTGGTGCATTTGTTTGAAACAGCAGGTCGCACGATCACATTCCACTTATTTGGCGTGAACAATCTAAGCCGAAAGCAGGTTTTTCAGTGTTTGTGGTGTGGGTTTCAGAGACTTGCCTCCTAATGAAACAAACACCCACTGAATAAATTAAACAGTGTTCTGCATGGCCTTTGGATAGTCCAAATCCAGAGCATAGTTTGAACCAAATAGGAGACATAGGCAAATGTTGTTTCCTCCTTTTCGACAATGCAAGCTGCGCATGGGCTGTGTGAGTCAGTACAAACGTGAAGacaatagacatcttataagtagacgcagcattggctgctgtgatgcGAGAAATTGGgctgccatcttgaagtggtgatgacatacttgccaaccctcccgaattttccgggagactcccgaaattcagcgcctctcccgaaaacctcccgggacaaatattctcccgaaaatctaccgattttcagccggagctggaggccacgccccctctagctccatgcagacctgagtgaggacagccttttttcacgacgggaggacaactgggtgacaagaaataaatcatccagactagagataaattgtattattatgtttatcttacctacaaatacatatatttaccgtattttccgcaccataagccgccctgggttataagccgcgcctttaatgaacggcatatttcaaaactttgtccacctataagccgccccgtgttataagccgcgcctacgctgcgctaaagggaatgtcaaaaaaacagtcagataggtcagtcaaactttaataatgtattacaaaccagcgttctaacaactctgttcacccccaaaatgtaatgtgcaaatgtgcaatcacaaaaatagtaacactcaaattagtgcagagcaacatcaataactcaacgttgctcgaacgttaatgtcacacaacacacaaaataaacatttaaagctcactttctgaagttattcctcatccataaatccctcaaattcttcttcagtgtctgaattaaaaatttgggcgaatacggcatccgtctggtggaagtcatcagagtcagtgtcgctgttgttgtccagcagttccgtgaatcctgccttccggaaagctcggaccacagttgagactgatccactggcagatgttggcgtatgtcgtccggcgctgtctccctgtcttagtggcgcaggtcatcttgttgcttcctctacctacgcaccattgattcatttatgttcaattctctcgctgctgctctatttccgtgttctactgcgtgacttattgccttgagtttgaattctgcgttgtacgcgtgtctcttaataggagccattttgtggtctttacagatgtaaacacacaaatgaaatgaaacgtaatatccgcgcgcttcttcttctacgggggcgggtgcttaccttggcggttgcttaccgtagaagaagaagcgcttcctcttctacgggggtgggtgcttaccttggctgttgcttaccgtagaagaagaagcgcttcctcttctacggggaaaaaagatggcggctgtttaccgtagttgcgagacctaaactttatgaaaatgaatcttagtattaatccatatataaagcgcaccgggttataagccgcactgtcagcttttgagaaaatttgtggtttttaggtgcggctaatagtgcggaaaatacggtattaataaaaaatttaaaaaaactaaatacatttttactatattttgctaaaaacatcaaaattaattgtattttttctgactcattacatccaggcattagaattatacattaaagtaaacatatttgaaataatcaattttaaattatcataataattcatttaaaatgaccatatttaattattaaaataattgcttgtttatcaacaactttagcattttattcattattacattttgaagctctcagaagccaagttatgttatattccttaatatttatttatgcaagtttgaagtatcaattatctaaacacagttttgtttgcatattttcaggatgtagagatatatatatatatatatatatatatatatatatatatatatgtttatgaaacacttggtgaattctagctgtcaatatactcctccccttttaaccatgccctcaaccacgccctgccccacccccgaccacgcccccaccccccacctcccgaaatcggaggtctcaaggttggcaagtatgggtgatgAGGAgacggcgagcagcctaaactaacagttgacaggtagaaaacaaacgctggtgttcagcgttttcctgcccaaatgagcggactgttgaaaatagaaaTCGggttgtattgtattttgtgaaaataatattaccacagagttgagaaggagcaaagatcttcaatagtactgaaatcttaGCCACTAGctaacaagagtatgaccataatataattgcttgtcaatgaaattaattacatttaaaaatgtcatacttgaataacataaagttgaaataaatgatgatggcaaagtgttttttcattttaggcaaagtataagacaatactttcttaacagtataattgtaaccaggaataagtcttcaagtaacaatgttcaaatactaacattgttgggtaagacagaatttggttttattctgaatccagtgaaacagattggtggttttagctgatataaagactttcaggtgtttatatatgattatgtttaagtatttggcagacgcttttatccaaagtgaaatacataaaaaatacatataaaacattcactgtaaacattatcaattaagggaagaatgtaatacaaagtgtcaagacagaataaactctctgctgctgcagcaacagagatacagtctataggtccctaagatatatagatatgtaatgtattcatacattgtttatgtaggatatacgcctGTATATATAacttaatcatattgtttcttcaatttaaaaatagctgactctttttttcccccttctctgggattatattaccagttttgatctcggacgtctggtcacttatagcagtggttctcaaatgggggtacgcgtacccttgggggtacttgaaggtatgccaaggggtacgtgagattttttttaaatattctaaaaatagcaacaattcaaaaatcctttttaaatatattcattgaataatacttcaacaaaatatgaatgtaagttcataaattgaacatcaaatcaagtaggctattccattcattaccataaacccagagtttcccccatgccatgatgggtTGACCCTcaataaaatgtctgtcaaaaagaactgtgaaaagaaatgcaacaatgcaatattcagtgttgaccgctagattttttgtggacatgttccataaatattgatgttaaagatttatttttttgtgaagaaatgttgaatccagatggatctctattacaatccccaaagagggcactttaagttgatgattacttctatgtgtagaaatctttatttataattgaatcacttgtttatttttcaacaagtttttagttatttttatatctttttttccaaatagtttaagaaagaccactacaaatgagcaatattttgcacttttatacaatttaataaatcagaaactgatgacatagtgctgtattttactcctttatctctttttttcaaccaaaaatgctttgctctgattagggggtacttgaattaaaataatgttcacagggggtacatcactgaaaaaaggttgagaaccactgacttatagtatataagaatattctattactgttaagcaaactatgaataataaaacgcgccaaaacatgtgtcctttatcatagttacacgtatgacaaaaaaacacgtgaaaatcagtggtattcagtgaggtaagattaattaaatgtgctgacagttcattgctcctgccaaatgaattgcactgagttgagcggatcaccactccaagatggcagccccgcgtctcgtcagcgccagtaggcagtagctgcCGATGTTGTGTCTACTTACAAGATGTCTATGGTGAAGACAAGGCTACTTCTTCTGCAGcttttttaactgtgttttatctcCATGAGGGGCATTATCGCCACCTACTGTTCATTATTCTAAGTGACAACTCAGAGTCTCTAAGTAAGTTAACTTGAATAATACCATATCCTTGAGATAGTGCCACCTTAATGTTCACAACACTTAGCCACTGATAGTAAACTCAACATTTCGGTTAAAATCTATCTTTTTCTTAGAAGGTAtactatatgtattatttttttgtgttttcatttAAACTGTAAAATGTAGGAATCATAACAGCAAAATGTTGACAGTTGAACCTTAATGGAAAGCTGCAAACATGTGTCTACAAACGTAAGAATTGGTTTTAAAAGCTGCGCTCAATCGGTGCTCAGTTAGTAATACTAAAAGAAAAACATCAAAAAAAATCTGTACAGGACCCAATATGTATTGCATCCGCCCCAGGTGCTGACGTCAACGCTGCTACTGtagacggtgaaacggttgagtCGTCCTTGGTGTTTCTGGTCAAGGAGGCGCTTGATGCCACACCCGAAGATGCAGCAGCGATTGGAAAATTCTGCCTAAAGACAACAGAGTTACTGCTGGCTCACGGTGTGGATCCCAGCTGTGATCTAAATGATGACGACGAGTCCACTCTGACCCAAACAAGTCTGGAGCACTTTGACCTGCTCTTCCCTCTTGCTGTGCTTATTATCCAAAGCGGAGCATCTTTGGTTTGTGCTTATCACAGCGACTCCTGCTGGTCAGCGTCCGGTATTATCTTTCAGAGGCTCCAGACAGCCCTTGGACATTGCTCAGATCCAAATCATGCCTCTGAGCTCCTTGAGCAAGCGGAAGTGTTACTGGACTTAGCAAAGGTAAACAACCCCACACTGAGCCTGCATGTCAGGTTAGGACCTACTATATTTGGGCAGGACCCTCACCCTTATGTCCAGGCTTTACAAGACTTATATAGCCGAGTGGTCCAGCATGATGCTTGCCCTCCTACCCTGAAATGCCTTTGCAGAGCATTTTTACGGAACCACTCCCAGCCATGGCCACTGGACAAGAGAATCAATGATTTGCCATTACCAGACAGATTGAAAGACTTCCTTCTCCCTGAGCGCACATATAAACCAAAGCCTGGTTGGGACTGCTTTAAACCCCAGCAAAGCCAGCGCTGATAATCTGATGTGTCCTATGATGTGTTGTAAAGCATTTGGAACATTATATTCAAATGGAACAGATAATTACAAACAGTTGAATCATATCTTCTTTTTGTGCCAAACATTTGCATTTTGTTGTTTACCATTAAACTCAAGCACCGAAAATATGCTATTTTAATGTATGTCCAAGTACGCCGATTAGAAAGAAGCATATGTAATGTGAGGCTGGGGTAATTGAGTTCTTTGTAATGCATCTTAAatgccaccagatggcagtgttTCTCTATCGcgtgttgaaaaaaaaacattaagcaATTCACAATCTAGTCAATTAAAGTAGTTGAAATACGTGCGTGTTATCCCCTAAAGTGATTGTGATATGAtgtgaaattagttttttttctcacttAAACTGAAGCTGGATAATAAACAAGTCGGAATGGTATTCTGGCTGTCAAATATGTTGTTGctttagtccaggggtcggcaacccgcggctctagagccgcatgcggctctttagcgccgccctagtggctctctggagctttttaaaaaatgtatgaaaaatggaaaaagatgaggggggaaaataaattgttttgttttaatatggtttatgtaggaggacaaacatgacacaagcctccctaattgttacaaagcacactgtttatattaaacatgcttcactgattcgagtatttgtcgagcaccgttttgtcctactaattttggcggtccttgaactcaccttagttagtttacatgtataacgttctccgactttctaggacgtgttttatgccacttctttttctgtctcattttgtccaccaaacttttaacgttgtgcatgaaaggtgagttttgttgatgttattgacttgtgtggagtgctaatcagacatatttggtcactgcatgactgcaagctaatcgatgctaacatgctattcaggctagctatatgtacatattgcatcattatgcctcatttgtagctatatttgaggtcatttagtttcctttaagtcctcttaattcaatttatatttcaagacacactatctgtatgtaatatggcttttaattatttttatttttgcggcttcagacagatttgtttttgtatttttggttcaatatggctctttcaacattttgggttgccgacccctgctttagtccatgttgtgtgtgtctgtgctgaGTATCTTCAGAGATGTGCATGTGCCATCCTAATATATTTGGTaaataatagtatatatatatatattatagttcatccatccatccattatctaccgcagtgtttttcaaccactgtgctgccgtgggatacagtctggtgtgccgtgggagaatatctcatttcacctatttgggttataaatattttttgcaaaccagtaattatagtctgcaaatgatgtgttgttgttgaatgtcggtgctgtctagagctctgcgaagtaaccgtgtaatactcttctatatcagtaggtggcagccggtagctatttgctttgtagatgtcggaaacaaggctgccctttgtcaccgattctgttcataacttttatggacagaatttctaggcgcagtcaaggcgttgaggggatccggtttggtggctgcaggattaggtctctgctttttgcagatgatgtggtcctgatggcttcatctggccaggatcttcagctctcgctggatcggttcgcagtcgagtgtgaagcgactgggatgagaatcaggacctccaagtccgagtccatggttctcgcccggaaaagggtggagtgccatctccgggttggggaggagaccctgccccaagtggaggagttcaagtacctcggagtcttgttcacgagtgaggaaagagtggatcgtgagatcgacaagcggatcggtgcggcatcttcagtaatgcggacgctgtatcgatccattgtggtgaagaaggagctgagccggaaggcaaagctctcaatttaccggtcgatctacgttcccatcctcacctatggtcatgagctttgggttatgaccgaaaggacaagatcacgggtacaagcggccgaaatgagtttcctccgccgggtggcagggctctcccttagagatagggtgagaagctctgtcatccgggggaaactcaaagtaaagccgctgctcctccacatcgagaggagccagatgaggtggttcgggcatctggtcaggatgccacctgatcgcctccctcgggaggtgtttagggcacgtccgaccggtaggaggccacggggaagacccaggacacgttgggaagactatatctcccggctgggaacgcctcgggatcccccgggaggagctggacgaagtggctggggagagggaagtctgggcttccctgcttaggctgctgcccccgcgacccgacctcggataagcggaagaagatggatggatggatggatgtcggaaacagcgggaggcagggtgcaggtaaaaaaggtgtctaatgcttaaaccaaaaataaaccaaagtcgagtgctgctaagaaaaggcattgaatcatagggaaggctatgcagaacaaaactaaaaatgaactggctacaaagtaaacacaaacagaatgctggacgacagcaaatacttactgtggaacaaagacaatgtacatccgaacatgacatgacaatcaacaatgtcccccacaaagaaggataacacaactgaaatattcttgattgctaaaacaaagtagatgcgggaaataacgctcaaagaaagacatgaaactgctacaggaaaataccaaaaaaaagggaaaaagccaccaaaataagagcgcaagacaagaactaaaacactaaacacaggaaaacagcaaaaaactctaaataagtcacggcgtgatgtgacaggtggtgacagtacacctactttgagacaagagttatattcaatccaatccaatccactttatttatatagcacatttaaacaacaaaatgtttccaaagtgctgcacaacaatattaaacacaattaaaaacaatataaaataaatgtgattaaaaacaatttcaaagggtaaaaccaattaaaacagtaaatagaaagcaaaagcaaaattttaaaaacacagaggacaacagaggaccacacaactcacgtagtgctaaaagccagagaataaaagtgggtcttaagacgagacttaaaacactccactgtgggagcagttcgaacatggaggggcagagtgttccagagcttagggccgaccacagagaaggccatgtctcccctggttttaagtctcgtcttggacaccacgagctggagctggctctcggacctcagagcgcgcgcaggattgtaagtttggatgaggtccgagatatactgaggtgccagtccatgtaaagctttaaaaacaaacagcaaggttttaaaatcaattctaaaatgaacagggagccagtgcaaactctcaaggattggggttatatgctggcgtctcctggcccctgttaaaagtcgtgctgccgcattctggactaactgcaaccgggagagagctttttggctaatgccagcataaagtgcattgcagtagtccaggcgacttacttatattgatgcatgcttggttatggtttaaagtcatatccaacaatagcgacaacgactctttactgtcaactgagtttaattttttaatgatttctgctggtggtgtgcctctggattttttaaacgcaaaaaaatgtgccttggctcaaaaaaggttgaaaaacactgatctatcgcttgtcccttttgggttgctggagcctatctcagctgcattcgggcggaaggcggtgcacaccgtggacaagtcaccacctcatcgcagggccaacacagatagacagacaacattcacacactagggccaatttagtcttgccaatcaacctatccccaggtgcatgtctttggaggtgggaggaagagcatgcaaactccacacagaaagatcccgagcccgggattgaactcaggatcttcgtattgtgaggcacatgcactaaccccttttttccaccgtgctgccttattATAGTTCATACCGAAATTAATTGTTGTAATGTGTTGAGTGCAGATCTGCAGTAAGTGTGTCCTATATGTAGTTCCACTGGCTGCTGACATGGAAAGTTTGACCAAGCATTCTTAATGCGTTGTTTGAATTTCCGGATGCTTTCCTCTCCCTTTGTGCACATCTCTGTGAGAAACACAACATATGAGAATCGCGACTATAGtcttgtacatacagtatgttacaTACACTATATGCGGCTCGCATCCAGGCCTGTAACGGGCAAACTAAATAGGACATTGTGTTACACAACTAACCCCTTCCTGACATTGCTGAGGCTGGAGTGGCTCCAAGGCTTGCAGTCGCTCCAGCTCCTCTTGGTTATCTAGGTCACAGCCTCTGAGGAGAAGAgcctcagcagcagcagcagcagcagcagcagcagccctGCATGACACACGCTTCACTCTCCTGTCTGCCCCAATCTCCCTACATACTCTTGACAAAACCTCAACACCGGCCCTGGTCGAATGAGAGGATGGGAGGGGGGTGGGTCGCAGCAAGCAGAATAGTGGAAGTAGAggggtggaaaaaaaacaaaccccttcACACTTTAAAGATACAGAGATGGTACACGTGAAGGACACATGGTAATATAGCGACTGCattctgtacaatatacaaactaGAAACAATCCAGCTGATCAAAAATCTGTTTTAATACAaggagaagaaaaaaacagcccgTTGCCACAGTCTCCACCGCCAGCTTGAAGAAGGTGATAGAATCGAGATAGTGGGGTGATGGGGCTAAGCCTGTACTCTCCATCCAGCATTTATTGGAAAACAGTGCGAGTGAAGCTCGGTACTGAAATTAGTTATTGATCTATTCTCTCCCTGAAGCCCATGGGTCTTTGCACTACACCTGCTCATTCTCTCACAGCACTTTTCTTTCACTGCAGCCCATATTGTTCAACCTTTTGATTCAAGCCCCGGTATCTTTCTCACCGTCTTTATTTTCCTTAAATTGGACTTTTTCCACACACAATTGTCTAGACCTTTAAACACTAATGTTAACAATCAAATGATTCACAGTTTTCAAAGTTAAGGAATATTAGTCGAAAGATGCCTGGAGGGGTGGGAGAGAAATTAAATAACTTACTGTCCACAATTTATCAgagcaaggtaccgtatttttcggactataagtcgcagtttttttcatagtttggccgggggtgcgacttatactcaggagcggcttatgtgtgaaattattaacacattaccgtaaaatatcaaataatattatttagctcattcacgtaagagactagaccaggggtcggcaacctttaccagtcaaagagccattttgaccagtttc
The Nerophis lumbriciformis linkage group LG12, RoL_Nlum_v2.1, whole genome shotgun sequence DNA segment above includes these coding regions:
- the asb6 gene encoding ankyrin repeat and SOCS box protein 6; protein product: MPFLHGFRRIIYEYQPLVDAVMSVVEPEEGDGSQGDRSPEEEEGLYSSLVELLERESQSEVFMAGVSYSLFKVAERGLVHAARVLLQYRADLNFEDPVSYYNPLHIAVLRNRSNMVKLLVEHGADIEKRDRIHESNPLDLASEESDRLPCLLMLLDLGANVNAWDKRGKTPLLHALASSDGLTVNNTENIQLLLERGADVNAATVDGETVESSLVFLVKEALDATPEDAAAIGKFCLKTTELLLAHGVDPSCDLNDDDESTLTQTSLEHFDLLFPLAVLIIQSGASLVCAYHSDSCWSASGIIFQRLQTALGHCSDPNHASELLEQAEVLLDLAKVNNPTLSLHVRLGPTIFGQDPHPYVQALQDLYSRVVQHDACPPTLKCLCRAFLRNHSQPWPLDKRINDLPLPDRLKDFLLPERTYKPKPGWDCFKPQQSQR